The Paraburkholderia sp. ZP32-5 genome includes a window with the following:
- a CDS encoding HAD family hydrolase produces MANLALFDLDHTLIPTDSDHEWGRFMVKKGMVDAENFARENDRFFADYKAGKLDIHAYLVAMLTPLAKYTRGQLADLHAEYMHEVITPAILPAALELVKQHREAGDLCCVVTATNEFITRPIAEAFGVDTLIACEAETVGGDPHGAYTGRPTGTPSYKEGKIVRTEMWLASLGKSWSDFEHSYFYSDSHNDIPLLEKVTDPIATNPDDTLRAHAQNKGWRILELFQPS; encoded by the coding sequence ATGGCTAACCTCGCACTCTTCGATCTCGACCACACGCTCATTCCCACCGACAGCGACCACGAATGGGGCCGCTTCATGGTGAAAAAAGGCATGGTCGACGCCGAAAATTTCGCCCGTGAAAACGACCGCTTTTTCGCTGACTACAAAGCCGGCAAGCTCGACATTCACGCCTACCTGGTCGCCATGCTCACGCCGCTCGCGAAGTACACGCGCGGGCAACTCGCCGATCTGCACGCCGAGTACATGCACGAAGTGATCACGCCGGCCATCCTGCCGGCCGCGCTCGAACTCGTGAAGCAGCACCGCGAAGCGGGCGATCTGTGCTGTGTCGTCACCGCGACCAACGAATTCATCACGCGGCCGATCGCCGAAGCCTTCGGCGTCGATACGCTGATCGCGTGCGAGGCGGAAACCGTCGGCGGCGATCCGCACGGCGCCTACACCGGCCGCCCCACCGGCACGCCGAGCTACAAGGAAGGCAAGATCGTGCGCACCGAAATGTGGCTTGCTTCGCTCGGCAAGAGCTGGAGCGACTTCGAGCACAGCTATTTCTATAGCGATTCGCACAACGACATCCCGCTGCTCGAAAAAGTCACCGATCCCATCGCGACCAATCCGGACGACACGTTGCGTGCCCATGCGCAGAACAAGGGCTGGCGCATCCTCGAACTCTTTCAACCCTCGTGA
- the dnaJ gene encoding molecular chaperone DnaJ, with translation MAKRDYYEVLGVAKNASDDEIKKAYRKLAMKHHPDRNPGNKDAEEHFKEVKEAYEMLSDAQKRAAYDQYGHAGVDPNMGGAGAQGFGGFADAFGDIFGDIFGQAAGGAARGGGRAGPQVYRGADLRYSMEITLEQAAHGYDTQIRVPSWVSCEVCHGSGAKPGTKPETCPTCSGSGSVRMSQGFFSIQQTCPKCHGTGTYIPDPCAHCHGAGKVKETKTLEVKIPAGIDDGMRIRSAGNGEPGINGGPSGDLYVEIHIKQHSVFERDGDDLHCQMPIPFTTAALGGEIEVPTLAGRASFTVPEGTQSGKTFRLRGKGIKGLRSSIAGDLYVHVQVETPVKLTDTQRDLLKQFEKALVEGGARHSPQSKSWFDRVKSFFD, from the coding sequence ATGGCGAAACGGGATTACTACGAGGTTCTGGGCGTCGCGAAGAACGCGAGCGACGACGAAATCAAGAAGGCTTATCGCAAGCTCGCGATGAAGCACCATCCTGACCGCAATCCGGGCAACAAGGATGCGGAAGAGCATTTCAAGGAGGTGAAGGAAGCCTATGAAATGCTGTCGGACGCGCAAAAGCGTGCCGCGTACGATCAGTACGGTCACGCGGGCGTCGATCCGAACATGGGCGGAGCCGGTGCGCAGGGCTTCGGCGGTTTCGCCGATGCATTCGGCGACATCTTCGGCGACATCTTTGGCCAGGCGGCCGGCGGCGCTGCACGCGGCGGTGGCCGCGCGGGCCCGCAGGTTTATCGTGGCGCCGATCTGCGCTACAGCATGGAAATCACGCTCGAGCAGGCCGCGCATGGCTACGACACGCAGATTCGCGTGCCGAGCTGGGTTTCGTGCGAAGTCTGTCATGGCTCGGGCGCGAAGCCCGGTACCAAGCCGGAAACCTGCCCGACCTGTAGCGGTTCGGGTTCGGTGCGCATGTCGCAGGGTTTTTTCAGCATCCAGCAGACCTGCCCGAAGTGCCACGGCACCGGCACCTATATTCCCGATCCGTGCGCCCACTGCCATGGCGCGGGCAAGGTGAAGGAAACCAAGACGCTCGAAGTGAAGATCCCAGCCGGTATCGACGACGGCATGCGTATCCGCTCGGCCGGCAACGGCGAGCCGGGCATCAACGGCGGTCCGTCGGGCGATCTGTACGTCGAGATTCATATCAAGCAGCACTCGGTATTCGAGCGCGACGGCGATGATCTGCATTGCCAGATGCCGATTCCGTTCACCACCGCGGCGCTCGGCGGCGAAATCGAAGTGCCGACGCTCGCCGGCCGCGCGAGTTTCACGGTGCCCGAGGGCACGCAGTCGGGCAAGACGTTCCGTCTGCGCGGCAAGGGGATCAAGGGGCTGCGTTCGAGCATCGCCGGCGATCTGTACGTGCATGTGCAGGTGGAGACGCCGGTCAAGCTCACCGACACGCAGCGCGATCTGCTCAAGCAGTTCGAAAAGGCGCTGGTGGAAGGCGGTGCGCGGCATAGCCCGCAAAGCAAGAGCTGGTTCGATCGTGTGAAGAGCTTCTTCGACTGA
- the purM gene encoding phosphoribosylformylglycinamidine cyclo-ligase, whose translation MNQPKSAPDAQGLSYRDAGVDIDAGDALVDAIKPFAKKTLRDGVLGGIGGFGALFEVPKKYKEPVLVSGTDGVGTKLRLAFHLNKHDTVGQDLVAMSVNDILVQGAEPLFFLDYFACGKLDVGTAATVVKGIAEGCELSGCALIGGETAEMPGMYPDGEYDLAGFAVGAVEKSKIIDGSKIAPGDVVLGLASSGIHSNGFSLVRKIIERAQPDLNADFDGRSLADALMAPTRIYVKPLLALMQQIEVKGMAHITGGGLVENIPRVLREGLTAELDHRAWPLPPLFSWLQQHGGVADAEMHRVFNCGIGMAVIVSAADAESAIGQLSAAGEQVWKIGVVRESAAGEAQTVVV comes from the coding sequence ATGAATCAACCGAAATCCGCCCCTGATGCTCAAGGTTTGTCGTATCGCGACGCCGGCGTGGACATCGATGCAGGCGACGCCCTCGTCGACGCGATCAAGCCCTTTGCCAAGAAGACCCTGCGCGACGGCGTGCTGGGCGGCATCGGCGGATTCGGCGCGCTGTTCGAAGTGCCGAAAAAATACAAGGAGCCGGTGCTCGTGTCCGGCACCGACGGCGTCGGCACCAAGCTGCGTCTCGCCTTCCATCTGAACAAGCACGACACCGTCGGCCAGGATCTGGTCGCGATGAGCGTCAACGACATCCTCGTGCAAGGCGCCGAGCCGCTGTTCTTCCTCGATTACTTCGCCTGCGGCAAGCTCGACGTCGGCACGGCGGCGACCGTCGTGAAGGGCATCGCCGAGGGCTGCGAACTGTCGGGCTGCGCATTGATCGGCGGCGAAACCGCGGAAATGCCGGGCATGTACCCCGACGGCGAATACGACCTGGCGGGCTTTGCGGTCGGCGCGGTGGAAAAGAGCAAGATCATCGACGGCAGCAAGATCGCACCGGGCGACGTGGTGCTGGGGCTCGCGTCGAGCGGCATCCATTCGAACGGTTTTTCGCTGGTGCGCAAGATCATCGAGCGCGCGCAGCCGGATCTGAACGCGGACTTCGACGGCCGCTCGCTCGCCGACGCACTGATGGCGCCGACGCGCATCTACGTGAAGCCGTTGCTCGCGCTGATGCAGCAGATCGAAGTCAAGGGCATGGCGCACATCACCGGCGGCGGCCTCGTCGAAAACATTCCGCGCGTGCTGCGCGAAGGCCTGACCGCCGAGCTCGATCATCGCGCGTGGCCGCTGCCGCCGCTGTTCTCGTGGCTGCAACAGCACGGCGGCGTCGCGGATGCGGAAATGCATCGCGTGTTCAACTGCGGCATCGGCATGGCGGTGATCGTGTCGGCGGCTGACGCCGAGTCGGCGATCGGTCAGCTGTCCGCAGCGGGCGAGCAGGTCTGGAAGATCGGCGTGGTGCGCGAAAGCGCGGCCGGCGAAGCACAGACGGTCGTGGTCTAA
- the pcnB gene encoding polynucleotide adenylyltransferase PcnB produces MIKKLIRKLFGQDTASADDALAAETHAEAKAEARADAAGNAPTRARSATAGTARPRRKSAGAAAAKTPREPDAPVIIPHDVHGIDPTLISRNAIRVTEGLQQGGYRAFIVGGAVRDLLLGVKPKDFDVATDATPEQVQKLFRRARIIGRRFQIVHVQFGQEIIETSTFRALVDAPAADAPPPKRLKRDELDRRTHAVDASGRVLRDNVWGEQHEDATRRDFTINAMYYDPATQTVLDYHNGMADMRARLLRMIGDPATRYREDPVRMLRVVRFAAKLGFDIDEATRAPIDTMADLINNVPAARLFDEMLKLMLSGHALACLKRLRQEGLHHGLLPLLDVVLEQPIGERFISLALSNTDARVLAGKPVSPGFLFATLMWHDVQQRWQKFEADGEYPVPALHRAMDEVLDTQTEKLAIHKRFSADMREIWGLQLRLEKRSGRSALKLLEHQRFRAGYDFLLLRCAAGELDESVGAWWTEFIEGDAAARETLLTQGGKDRSPRKRRRRGGARNRKSGEGVEGGSPAERTDNDVSHEGSHED; encoded by the coding sequence GTGATCAAGAAACTCATCCGCAAGCTATTCGGCCAGGACACGGCAAGCGCTGACGACGCGCTCGCCGCCGAAACCCACGCCGAGGCCAAGGCCGAAGCCCGCGCCGACGCCGCCGGCAACGCTCCCACGCGCGCCAGGTCCGCCACCGCCGGCACCGCGCGGCCGCGCCGCAAATCCGCTGGAGCCGCCGCCGCGAAAACCCCGCGCGAGCCGGATGCGCCCGTCATCATCCCGCACGACGTACACGGCATCGATCCCACGCTGATCTCACGCAATGCGATCCGCGTGACCGAAGGCCTGCAGCAAGGTGGCTACCGCGCGTTCATCGTCGGCGGCGCGGTGCGCGACCTGCTGCTCGGCGTGAAACCGAAAGACTTCGACGTCGCGACCGACGCGACGCCCGAGCAGGTGCAGAAGCTGTTCCGCCGAGCGCGCATCATCGGCCGACGCTTCCAGATCGTGCACGTGCAGTTCGGTCAGGAAATCATCGAAACCTCGACGTTCCGCGCGCTGGTCGATGCGCCGGCCGCGGACGCGCCGCCGCCGAAGCGTCTGAAGCGCGACGAGCTCGACCGCCGCACCCACGCGGTCGACGCGAGCGGCCGCGTGCTGCGCGACAACGTGTGGGGCGAGCAGCACGAAGACGCCACGCGCCGCGACTTCACGATCAACGCGATGTACTACGATCCGGCCACGCAAACCGTGCTGGATTACCACAACGGCATGGCAGACATGCGCGCGCGCCTGTTGCGCATGATCGGCGACCCGGCCACGCGCTATCGCGAGGATCCGGTGCGGATGCTACGCGTGGTGCGTTTCGCCGCGAAGCTCGGCTTCGACATCGACGAAGCCACCCGCGCGCCGATCGACACGATGGCCGATCTGATCAACAACGTGCCCGCCGCGCGTCTGTTCGACGAGATGCTGAAGTTGATGCTGTCGGGCCACGCACTCGCGTGCCTGAAGCGGCTGCGTCAGGAAGGTCTGCATCACGGCCTGCTGCCGCTACTCGACGTCGTGCTGGAGCAGCCGATCGGCGAGCGCTTCATCTCGCTCGCGCTGTCCAACACCGACGCGCGCGTGCTGGCCGGCAAGCCGGTGTCGCCGGGCTTCCTGTTCGCGACGCTGATGTGGCACGACGTGCAGCAGCGTTGGCAGAAATTCGAAGCGGACGGCGAGTATCCGGTACCCGCTCTGCATCGCGCGATGGACGAAGTGCTCGACACGCAGACCGAGAAACTCGCGATCCACAAGCGCTTCTCGGCCGATATGCGCGAAATCTGGGGCCTGCAGCTGCGCCTCGAAAAACGCTCGGGCCGCAGCGCGTTGAAGCTGCTGGAACACCAAAGATTTAGAGCGGGGTATGATTTCCTCCTGTTGCGCTGCGCCGCGGGCGAACTCGATGAGTCGGTCGGAGCGTGGTGGACGGAGTTCATCGAAGGAGACGCCGCCGCGCGCGAGACATTGCTCACGCAAGGCGGGAAGGACCGGAGCCCCAGAAAACGACGGCGGCGCGGTGGCGCCAGAAACCGCAAATCAGGCGAAGGAGTGGAGGGCGGCTCGCCCGCCGAACGCACGGACAACGACGTGAGCCATGAAGGCTCACACGAAGACTGA
- the miaA gene encoding tRNA (adenosine(37)-N6)-dimethylallyltransferase MiaA — MTSRPIPIPCLLGPTASGKTAAALALAARRPVEIISVDSALVYREMDIGTAKPSADERAVAPHHLIDIVDPADSYSAAQFREDTLRLTGEIVARGRLPLLVGGTMLYYKALTQGLNDLPTANPEVRAALDADAARDGWPALHARLAAVDPLTAARLAPNDSQRIQRALEVFMLSGQPMSTLLAVPAPIDDAASAWRFVPVALEPSERGVLHARIEQRFDAMLAHGFVDEVVKLRARGDLLPDMPSMRCVGYRQVWEYLDGAVDYRTMRDKGVFATRQLCKRQLTWLRSMPERLVVDCCDPHATARVVELIETLV; from the coding sequence ATGACGTCACGCCCTATTCCGATCCCCTGTCTGCTTGGCCCGACCGCTTCCGGCAAAACCGCGGCCGCGCTCGCGCTCGCCGCGCGCCGGCCGGTCGAGATCATCAGCGTGGATTCGGCGCTCGTCTATCGCGAGATGGATATCGGCACCGCGAAGCCGAGTGCCGACGAGCGCGCGGTCGCGCCACATCATCTGATCGATATCGTCGATCCGGCCGATTCGTATTCGGCCGCGCAGTTTCGCGAGGACACGCTGCGGCTCACCGGCGAGATCGTCGCGCGCGGCCGGTTGCCGCTGCTGGTCGGCGGCACGATGCTGTACTACAAGGCGCTGACGCAAGGGCTCAACGATCTACCGACCGCCAATCCCGAGGTGCGCGCGGCACTCGACGCCGATGCGGCCCGCGACGGCTGGCCGGCGCTGCACGCGCGGCTCGCCGCCGTCGATCCGCTGACGGCCGCGCGGCTCGCGCCGAACGACTCGCAACGCATCCAGCGGGCGCTCGAGGTGTTCATGCTGAGCGGCCAGCCGATGTCGACGCTGCTCGCCGTGCCCGCGCCCATCGACGATGCCGCGTCGGCGTGGCGCTTCGTGCCGGTCGCGCTCGAACCGTCCGAGCGCGGCGTGCTGCATGCGCGCATCGAGCAGCGCTTCGATGCGATGCTCGCGCATGGTTTCGTCGATGAAGTGGTGAAGCTGCGCGCGCGCGGCGATCTGCTGCCCGACATGCCGTCGATGCGCTGCGTCGGTTATCGGCAGGTATGGGAATACCTCGACGGCGCGGTCGATTACCGGACCATGCGCGACAAAGGGGTGTTTGCGACGCGGCAGTTGTGCAAGCGGCAGCTCACGTGGCTGCGCAGCATGCCGGAGCGGTTGGTGGTGGATTGCTGCGATCCGCACGCGACGGCGCGGGTGGTGGAGCTGATCGAGACACTGGTGTGA
- the pabB gene encoding aminodeoxychorismate synthase component I, with translation MTVDRRGAVFALLDDCGATAVRRSSRLYTEFVHERVCTDAAQLEAVCESVAADTRNGLHAVVLADYEFGRALVGLDARRSFETQRGHATLRFLLFERCVKLSRDEVDAWLMARDNGAAEPSVAGTANVRASVDRKQFDAAIDGVHAALCAGDSYQVNYTYRLGFDVFGSPVAFYRRLRARQPVRFGALIALPDDDWVLSCSPELFIEKQGATLRARPMKGTAPRSSDPVTDQRTAEFLANDPKNRAENVMIVDLLRNDLSRVAQIGSVKVPALFSVEPYRSVWQMTSTVEASLLGGTSFAGILRALFPCGSITGAPKHRTMQLIDELESTPRGLYTGAIGWLDAGEDQSANVSPCGDFCLSVAIRTLTLSARSGSATPLRGSMGVGAGIVLDSVAADEYAECQLKASFLTGAEPGFDLFETMYATREDGVRHLARHLRRLSSSAATFGFEFDESRIREQIAAQCASLPAQTPHRMRLALGKSGNAQITAAVLTPLPEASVGVLLGSEQGFASTQAADPLLHHKTTRRADYDRGWREAEAKGAFDTLFFNERGELTEGGRSNVFVKLAGQWWTPPLASGVLPGVMRGVLLEEDPMGLKAAEKILTQANVLNAEALLICNALRGALPARILR, from the coding sequence ATGACGGTGGACAGGCGCGGCGCGGTGTTCGCGCTGCTCGACGATTGCGGTGCGACGGCAGTGCGCCGTTCGAGCCGCTTGTACACGGAGTTCGTGCACGAGCGGGTCTGTACGGATGCGGCGCAGCTCGAAGCCGTCTGCGAAAGCGTTGCGGCGGATACCCGTAACGGTCTGCACGCCGTTGTGCTCGCCGACTATGAATTTGGCCGCGCGCTGGTGGGTCTCGACGCGCGCCGGTCTTTTGAAACGCAGCGTGGTCATGCCACGCTGCGTTTTTTATTGTTCGAACGCTGCGTGAAGCTCTCGCGCGATGAAGTCGACGCATGGCTGATGGCGCGCGATAACGGCGCGGCCGAGCCTTCGGTTGCGGGTACGGCCAACGTGCGCGCGAGCGTCGATCGCAAGCAGTTCGATGCGGCAATCGATGGAGTCCACGCGGCGCTGTGCGCGGGCGATTCCTACCAGGTCAACTACACGTACCGGCTCGGCTTCGATGTGTTTGGCTCGCCGGTTGCGTTCTACCGGCGGCTGCGTGCGCGCCAGCCGGTGAGGTTCGGCGCGCTCATCGCGTTGCCGGACGACGACTGGGTGCTGTCGTGCTCGCCGGAGCTGTTCATCGAAAAGCAGGGCGCGACATTGCGCGCACGGCCGATGAAAGGCACGGCCCCGCGCTCGAGCGATCCCGTCACGGATCAGCGGACGGCGGAATTCCTCGCCAACGATCCGAAGAATCGCGCCGAGAACGTGATGATCGTCGATCTGTTGCGCAACGATCTGTCGCGCGTCGCGCAGATCGGCTCGGTGAAAGTGCCAGCGCTGTTTTCGGTCGAGCCGTATAGGTCGGTCTGGCAGATGACGTCGACGGTGGAGGCGAGCTTGCTTGGCGGCACGTCATTCGCCGGGATTTTGCGTGCGTTGTTCCCATGCGGCTCGATTACCGGCGCGCCGAAGCATCGCACGATGCAACTGATCGACGAACTCGAAAGTACGCCGCGCGGGCTTTATACCGGCGCGATCGGGTGGCTCGATGCGGGTGAGGATCAGAGCGCGAACGTTTCCCCATGTGGCGACTTCTGTCTGTCTGTCGCGATCCGCACGCTGACGCTATCCGCTCGATCAGGCAGTGCAACCCCTCTGCGCGGCAGCATGGGCGTCGGCGCGGGCATCGTGCTCGATAGCGTGGCCGCCGATGAATACGCGGAGTGCCAATTGAAAGCCAGTTTCCTGACCGGCGCCGAGCCGGGCTTCGATCTCTTTGAAACGATGTACGCGACGCGGGAAGACGGCGTGCGGCATCTGGCGCGTCATCTGCGGCGTTTGTCGTCGAGTGCCGCGACGTTCGGCTTCGAATTCGACGAATCGCGCATCCGCGAGCAGATCGCCGCGCAGTGCGCGTCGCTGCCGGCGCAAACGCCGCATCGGATGCGGCTCGCGCTCGGTAAGAGCGGCAATGCGCAAATCACCGCGGCGGTGCTGACGCCGTTACCGGAAGCATCTGTCGGCGTGCTGCTGGGGTCCGAGCAGGGCTTCGCGTCCACGCAGGCAGCCGATCCGCTGCTGCACCACAAGACCACACGCCGCGCCGACTACGACCGTGGCTGGCGCGAAGCCGAAGCGAAGGGTGCCTTCGATACGCTGTTCTTCAACGAACGGGGTGAGCTGACCGAAGGCGGCCGGTCGAATGTGTTCGTGAAGCTGGCGGGGCAGTGGTGGACGCCGCCACTTGCGTCCGGCGTGCTGCCGGGCGTGATGCGCGGCGTGCTGCTGGAAGAAGACCCGATGGGCCTGAAAGCGGCTGAAAAAATCTTGACGCAGGCCAACGTGCTGAATGCCGAAGCGCTGCTGATCTGCAACGCGTTGCGTGGCGCGTTGCCGGCGCGAATTCTTCGCTAG
- the hda gene encoding DnaA regulatory inactivator Hda, producing the protein MLRQLTLDLGTPPPSTFDNFFAGANAELVTRLRELDNALAAGPLADRTFYIWGEAGSGRTHLLQALVHEAPPGHARFASPQSSLAAFSFDPRVALYAIDDCDGLSAAQQIAVFNLFNEVRAHPTSALVAAGNAAPIGMTVREDLRTRLGWGLVFHLAPLPDDAKAAVLKRAARERGIMLADDVPAYLLTHFRRDMPSLMALLDALDRFSLEQKRAVTLPLLRTMLASPGVDERRGSAGTATGSNPAATNSDAAPPGSYAALPASSKIGPHG; encoded by the coding sequence GTGCTTCGTCAACTGACGCTCGATCTCGGCACCCCGCCGCCATCGACATTCGACAATTTCTTCGCCGGCGCGAACGCCGAGCTGGTCACGCGCCTGCGTGAGCTCGACAACGCGCTGGCCGCCGGGCCGCTCGCCGATCGCACCTTCTATATCTGGGGCGAAGCCGGCAGCGGCCGTACCCATCTGCTGCAGGCACTCGTGCACGAAGCGCCGCCGGGCCATGCGCGCTTCGCCAGCCCGCAGAGCAGCCTCGCCGCGTTCAGCTTCGATCCGCGCGTCGCGCTGTACGCGATCGACGATTGCGACGGCCTGTCGGCCGCGCAACAGATCGCCGTGTTCAACCTGTTCAACGAAGTGCGCGCGCACCCCACGAGTGCGCTGGTCGCGGCGGGCAACGCCGCGCCGATCGGCATGACCGTGCGCGAGGATCTGCGCACGCGCCTCGGCTGGGGTCTGGTGTTCCATCTCGCGCCGCTACCCGACGATGCCAAGGCTGCGGTGCTCAAACGCGCCGCGCGCGAACGCGGCATCATGCTCGCCGACGACGTGCCGGCCTATCTGCTCACCCATTTTCGCCGCGACATGCCGAGCCTGATGGCGCTGCTCGACGCGCTCGACCGCTTCTCGCTCGAACAGAAGCGCGCGGTCACGCTGCCGCTATTGCGCACGATGCTCGCGTCGCCTGGCGTCGACGAGCGGCGCGGTTCCGCGGGCACGGCGACAGGATCGAACCCCGCCGCCACGAACTCCGACGCTGCCCCGCCGGGTTCATACGCCGCCCTTCCCGCTTCAAGTAAAATAGGCCCCCATGGCTAA
- the panB gene encoding 3-methyl-2-oxobutanoate hydroxymethyltransferase, producing MTYLQEASRSAITVPKLQAMRDAGEKIAMLTCYDASFAALLDRAGVDALLIGDSLGNVLQGQATTLPVSLTDIAYHTASVARARPSALILADLPFGTYGTPEDAFRSSVELMRAGAQMVKLEGGEWLADTVRFLVERSIPVCAHVGLTPQSVHAFGGFKVQGKTEAGASQLLRDSLAMQAAGAQLIVMEAIPTRLAGEVTRQLRIPTIGIGAGLDCSGQVLVLHDMLGIFPGKRPRFVKDFMQGQPNIQAAVEAYVRAVKEATFPGAEHTF from the coding sequence ATGACCTATTTGCAGGAAGCGAGCCGGAGCGCGATCACCGTGCCGAAACTGCAGGCAATGCGCGATGCCGGCGAAAAGATCGCGATGCTGACCTGCTACGACGCGAGCTTCGCGGCACTGCTCGATCGCGCCGGTGTCGACGCGCTGCTGATCGGCGACTCGCTCGGCAACGTGCTGCAAGGCCAGGCGACCACGCTGCCGGTGTCGCTCACCGACATCGCGTATCACACGGCGAGCGTCGCGCGGGCGCGGCCATCGGCGCTGATTCTCGCGGATCTGCCGTTCGGCACTTACGGCACGCCGGAAGACGCGTTTCGCAGCTCGGTCGAACTGATGCGCGCGGGCGCGCAGATGGTGAAGCTCGAAGGCGGCGAATGGCTCGCGGATACGGTGCGCTTTCTGGTCGAGCGCTCGATCCCGGTGTGCGCGCACGTCGGGCTGACGCCGCAATCGGTGCATGCCTTCGGTGGCTTCAAGGTACAGGGCAAGACCGAAGCCGGCGCGAGTCAGCTGCTGCGCGATTCGCTCGCGATGCAGGCGGCCGGCGCGCAACTGATCGTGATGGAAGCGATTCCGACGCGGCTTGCAGGCGAAGTCACGAGACAGTTGCGCATTCCGACGATCGGGATCGGCGCGGGGCTCGACTGCTCGGGTCAGGTGCTCGTGCTGCACGATATGCTCGGGATTTTCCCCGGCAAGCGGCCGCGTTTCGTGAAGGATTTCATGCAGGGACAGCCGAACATTCAGGCGGCTGTCGAGGCTTATGTGCGGGCGGTGAAAGAAGCGACGTTTCCGGGCGCTGAGCACACGTTCTGA
- the folK gene encoding 2-amino-4-hydroxy-6-hydroxymethyldihydropteridine diphosphokinase translates to MTVAYLGLGANLGDARQTLKDAVVCLAQQHTITVLAKSSLYRTAPIDAGGDDYFNCVVKLETTLPVRHLLALCHKIEHHFGRERPFRNAPRTLDLDILLYGDQSIDEADLIVPHPRLVERAFALVPLVEIDAELVIPLHGRAAALIERVSEQRIEKVKSPCQCPVLNALTGGSADKGRCE, encoded by the coding sequence ATGACGGTTGCTTATCTTGGCCTCGGCGCGAATCTCGGGGACGCGCGCCAGACCCTGAAAGACGCGGTGGTGTGCCTGGCCCAACAGCACACCATCACCGTGCTCGCCAAATCGAGCCTGTATCGCACCGCCCCGATCGATGCGGGCGGCGATGACTATTTCAACTGCGTCGTGAAGCTCGAAACGACGCTCCCCGTGCGGCATCTGCTCGCGCTGTGTCACAAGATCGAGCATCACTTCGGCCGTGAACGGCCGTTTCGCAACGCCCCACGCACGCTGGATCTCGACATCCTGCTCTACGGCGATCAATCGATCGACGAAGCCGATCTGATCGTGCCGCATCCGCGTCTCGTCGAACGTGCGTTCGCGCTGGTGCCGCTCGTCGAGATCGACGCGGAACTGGTGATTCCGTTGCATGGCCGCGCCGCCGCGCTGATCGAGCGCGTCAGCGAGCAGCGCATCGAAAAGGTGAAGTCGCCCTGTCAGTGTCCGGTGCTCAATGCGCTGACCGGCGGTTCGGCCGACAAGGGCCGCTGCGAATGA
- a CDS encoding deoxynucleoside kinase produces MNSPPLTVTAPQLRPPFGYIAIEGPIGVGKTSLARRLAQRWSMQELFERPQDNPFLERFYRDTARYALPVQLHFALQRAQQAQEVVAAQASGTPLIADFMTQRNDIFARLTLQEDEWQLYRALAAGLTVSAPAPDFVVYLQASPEVLFARIQKRAVPMELQISDAYLRALSDAYNEFFYHYDRAPVLTVNAEHLNPLDSDADLALLAERIETMRGRKEFFVKGTSL; encoded by the coding sequence ATGAATTCGCCGCCGCTCACGGTCACCGCGCCGCAACTGCGCCCGCCATTCGGCTATATCGCGATCGAAGGGCCGATCGGTGTCGGCAAGACCTCGCTCGCGCGGCGCCTCGCGCAACGCTGGTCGATGCAGGAGCTGTTCGAACGCCCGCAGGACAACCCGTTTCTCGAACGCTTCTATCGCGACACCGCGCGCTATGCGCTGCCGGTGCAGTTGCATTTCGCGCTGCAACGCGCGCAGCAGGCGCAGGAAGTCGTCGCCGCGCAGGCAAGCGGCACACCGCTGATCGCCGATTTCATGACGCAGCGAAACGACATCTTCGCGCGTCTGACCTTGCAGGAAGACGAGTGGCAGCTGTATCGCGCGCTCGCCGCGGGTCTTACGGTGAGCGCGCCGGCGCCCGATTTCGTCGTCTATCTGCAGGCCAGCCCCGAGGTGCTGTTCGCGCGCATCCAGAAACGCGCGGTGCCGATGGAGCTGCAGATTTCCGATGCGTATCTGCGCGCGCTCAGCGACGCCTACAACGAATTCTTCTACCACTACGATCGCGCGCCCGTGCTGACGGTCAACGCCGAACATCTGAATCCGCTCGACTCCGACGCGGACCTTGCGCTGCTCGCCGAACGCATCGAAACGATGCGTGGACGCAAGGAATTCTTTGTTAAAGGCACGTCGCTGTAA